Proteins encoded by one window of Methylovirgula ligni:
- a CDS encoding HupE/UreJ family protein, producing MSVRRAILIIAFLLQAPPVSAHRLNEYLQATTIAFEKDHVELRLRLTPGVDVAQKVLADIDANGDGTISKAEQRAYAEQVIDDVSLAIDGHAARLRLVSSFFPTVEEMKQGMGDIALAFEAVMPPGSTTHRLTFENHHRSDIAVYLVNCLQPRDPAIHIVGQDRNYDQSSYQLDFALGAPPTSQAPVGASAAQQGLERPEALPLIVTFFWHGVRHIVTGYDHLLFIAALVLGAATLWDLVKVVTAFTLAHSITLTLAALNLVHAPEGVVEPLISASIVFVAVQNIVAPDHSRGWSRLAVAFFFGLFHGLGFAGGLLDILHQMPRETILLAILGFSFGIEAGNQMVLLPLVGLLAAVRRSRPDAAGRTRLSLAIQRIGSASVSMAGMYYLCIALAANS from the coding sequence ATGAGCGTGCGACGGGCCATCCTCATCATCGCTTTTCTGTTGCAGGCGCCGCCCGTCTCCGCCCATAGGCTGAACGAATATCTTCAGGCGACGACGATTGCTTTCGAAAAGGACCATGTCGAGCTGCGGCTTCGTCTGACCCCCGGCGTCGACGTCGCCCAAAAGGTACTCGCCGATATCGATGCCAACGGCGACGGGACCATCTCGAAAGCCGAGCAACGGGCCTATGCGGAGCAGGTCATCGATGACGTATCGCTGGCGATCGACGGCCACGCCGCGCGGCTCCGGCTGGTATCCTCGTTCTTCCCAACGGTCGAGGAGATGAAGCAGGGGATGGGCGATATCGCGCTCGCATTCGAGGCGGTCATGCCGCCCGGCAGCACAACTCACAGGCTGACATTTGAGAACCATCACCGCAGCGACATCGCCGTCTATCTGGTGAACTGCCTGCAGCCGCGCGATCCGGCCATTCATATCGTCGGCCAGGATCGGAATTACGATCAATCGTCCTATCAACTGGATTTCGCGTTGGGCGCACCTCCGACCTCGCAGGCACCTGTCGGAGCATCCGCCGCGCAACAGGGGCTGGAACGGCCGGAGGCCCTACCTCTCATCGTCACCTTTTTCTGGCACGGCGTCCGCCACATCGTTACCGGCTACGACCACCTGCTGTTCATCGCAGCCCTGGTGCTTGGGGCGGCCACGCTCTGGGATCTGGTCAAGGTCGTCACGGCTTTCACGCTGGCACACTCGATTACTCTGACGCTTGCGGCCCTGAACCTTGTCCATGCTCCCGAAGGTGTCGTCGAGCCGCTTATTTCCGCCAGCATCGTCTTCGTGGCGGTGCAGAATATCGTGGCGCCGGACCATTCCCGGGGATGGAGCCGGCTTGCCGTGGCGTTTTTCTTCGGTCTGTTCCACGGGCTAGGCTTCGCCGGCGGCCTGCTGGACATCCTGCACCAGATGCCGAGGGAGACGATCCTTCTGGCGATCCTCGGCTTCAGCTTCGGCATCGAGGCGGGAAATCAGATGGTGCTGCTGCCGTTGGTCGGATTACTGGCGGCGGTTCGCCGCTCACGACCGGATGCCGCTGGGCGAACGCGCCTTTCGTTGGCGATCCAGCGGATAGGGTCCGCCAGCGTCTCGATGGCCGGAATGTACTATCTTTGCATCGCACTCGCAGCCAATTCCTGA
- a CDS encoding DUF3500 domain-containing protein, with protein sequence MLLALGSALTIAALCGGVGGAGTRPGIGTDAATDSQTQAIVAAATDFLNALNADQRGKVLFAFTPQKTATAARFRRSGSGGPGDHRQGPGGGPGMGPPGGFVGEKYGSAVWSNFPVSDVPRPGLQLGGLNAVQRAAAMHVLRVMLSPEGYQKVLDIMGSDQALSDRGTPFASGRAVYTIGIFGTPSISTPWMVQFGGHHLGLNVVIASNHDVLAPTLTGAQPSVYTSNGSTVRVLAGENDKAFALLDALDDTQRKQAILNYRVNDLVLGPGHDGETIVPEGLKASAMTAQQRVLLLDLISEWAGIINDAYAKPRMEEIEAGLDDTYFAWSGPTTHKPGRNGSSYYRIQGPKLIIEFSPQGVGGDPTMHVHTIYRDPTNDYGRAFTSQ encoded by the coding sequence ATGCTTCTCGCCTTGGGCTCCGCCCTGACCATCGCGGCGTTGTGCGGCGGCGTCGGCGGGGCGGGTACGCGACCGGGAATCGGGACCGACGCCGCCACGGATTCCCAGACGCAGGCGATCGTCGCGGCCGCGACGGACTTCCTGAACGCGCTCAATGCCGATCAGCGCGGGAAGGTTCTGTTCGCCTTCACACCTCAGAAGACGGCCACGGCGGCCAGGTTCCGCAGAAGCGGCAGCGGCGGTCCGGGCGATCATCGTCAAGGCCCCGGCGGCGGTCCTGGCATGGGGCCCCCCGGCGGGTTTGTCGGCGAGAAATATGGCTCGGCGGTCTGGTCGAACTTCCCGGTCAGCGACGTGCCGCGCCCCGGTCTACAACTCGGCGGCCTGAACGCCGTGCAGCGCGCTGCCGCCATGCATGTGCTCCGGGTGATGCTGAGCCCGGAAGGCTATCAAAAGGTGCTCGACATCATGGGCTCCGATCAGGCTCTTTCGGATCGCGGCACGCCCTTCGCCTCCGGCAGAGCCGTCTATACCATCGGCATCTTCGGAACGCCGAGCATCAGCACCCCCTGGATGGTACAATTCGGCGGCCATCATCTCGGGCTCAACGTCGTGATCGCAAGCAATCACGACGTACTCGCGCCCACACTGACCGGCGCCCAGCCCTCCGTCTACACGTCGAATGGCAGCACGGTGCGCGTGCTCGCGGGTGAGAACGACAAGGCTTTTGCCTTGTTGGACGCGCTCGACGATACCCAGCGCAAGCAGGCCATTCTGAATTACCGCGTGAATGATCTGGTCCTCGGGCCCGGCCACGACGGGGAGACGATCGTGCCGGAGGGGCTGAAAGCCTCAGCAATGACCGCACAGCAGCGGGTGCTGCTGCTCGATCTGATTTCGGAATGGGCCGGCATCATCAACGATGCCTACGCCAAGCCGCGGATGGAAGAGATCGAGGCCGGGCTGGACGATACCTATTTCGCCTGGAGCGGCCCGACCACCCATAAGCCGGGCAGGAACGGCTCGTCCTACTACCGCATCCAGGGGCCAAAACTGATCATCGAATTCTCGCCGCAAGGCGTGGGCGGTGATCCGACCATGCACGTGCATACGATCTACCGCGATCCGACGAATGACTACGGCCGGGCGTTCACCAGCCAATGA
- a CDS encoding siderophore-interacting protein — MEHQIIRHRLEPRHRSLTVKEKTRITPGMIRILFAGSDLEDFVSLAPDDHVKLFIPTQTGEVERRDYTPRRFDRAARTLAIDFAVHDAGPATRWAIGAALGDRLDIGGPRGSAVVSPTFDWWLMIGDETALPAIGRRIEEMPDGTRVVSIVSVRAKVEEQTFATGARHEALWVHRPLDHADDPASLLSTLQTISLPDGDGFVWIAAEARVARALRDYVVKSCGHPLAWTKAAGYWRKGVADATTSWKIECSTQAEAIFWASSSTVSQHR; from the coding sequence ATGGAGCATCAAATCATCCGGCATCGGCTGGAGCCGAGGCATCGAAGCCTGACGGTCAAGGAGAAGACCCGCATCACGCCCGGCATGATCCGCATTCTGTTCGCGGGAAGCGATCTCGAAGACTTCGTCAGTTTGGCGCCCGACGACCATGTGAAACTGTTCATTCCGACTCAAACTGGTGAGGTCGAACGTCGAGACTATACGCCGCGACGTTTCGATCGGGCCGCGCGCACGCTGGCGATCGATTTCGCAGTGCACGACGCAGGTCCGGCCACACGTTGGGCGATTGGAGCTGCACTAGGTGATCGGCTCGACATTGGTGGTCCGCGCGGCTCGGCCGTCGTGTCACCGACCTTCGACTGGTGGCTGATGATCGGCGACGAAACGGCGCTTCCCGCGATCGGCCGCCGCATCGAGGAGATGCCGGACGGGACGCGCGTCGTCAGCATCGTCTCCGTGAGGGCCAAGGTGGAGGAGCAGACCTTCGCTACCGGTGCACGCCACGAAGCTCTCTGGGTCCATCGGCCGCTGGATCACGCCGATGACCCGGCCTCTCTGCTTTCGACCCTCCAAACGATCTCGCTTCCGGATGGCGACGGCTTTGTCTGGATCGCGGCCGAGGCGCGCGTCGCCCGTGCCCTGCGCGACTACGTCGTCAAATCTTGCGGGCATCCGTTGGCCTGGACAAAGGCCGCCGGCTACTGGCGGAAGGGTGTCGCCGACGCCACGACAAGCTGGAAGATTGAATGTTCAACTCAGGCGGAGGCAATCTTTTGGGCCAGTTCATCAACCGTTTCGCAACACCGCTGA
- a CDS encoding DUF4405 domain-containing protein has product MGQFINRFATPLITGFFVVSAVSGVALFFHWVPGAFHAMHVWLSMVLLLPFLLHIWKNWRPLLAYAKRGTLVVPLLACLAVAVPFAVSGLSGGGRGGNPAFRTVALMTQARISEVAPVLKTTPDALLAALKQRGYQARSADETLDAIAAASGKPASEVLLAVIPAH; this is encoded by the coding sequence TTGGGCCAGTTCATCAACCGTTTCGCAACACCGCTGATAACCGGGTTCTTCGTCGTCTCCGCGGTTTCCGGTGTCGCCCTGTTCTTCCATTGGGTTCCGGGCGCTTTCCACGCGATGCACGTCTGGCTCAGCATGGTCCTTCTACTGCCGTTCCTTCTGCACATCTGGAAGAACTGGCGACCACTGCTGGCCTACGCCAAGCGGGGAACTCTCGTCGTGCCGCTCCTCGCGTGCCTGGCGGTGGCGGTGCCGTTCGCCGTGTCCGGCCTGAGCGGCGGCGGGCGCGGCGGCAATCCCGCCTTCAGGACCGTCGCGCTGATGACGCAGGCGCGCATCTCTGAAGTCGCGCCGGTGCTAAAGACCACGCCGGATGCTTTGCTCGCCGCCCTCAAGCAACGCGGCTACCAGGCCCGATCCGCCGACGAGACGCTCGACGCGATCGCCGCGGCTTCCGGCAAACCGGCGTCCGAAGTGTTGCTCGCCGTGATACCGGCGCATTGA
- a CDS encoding Rieske (2Fe-2S) protein, translated as MNEPIARLSARNPWSWYPVVASKDLKAGKVIPVVLNGGHFVVWRSESGRANAWSDRCPHRGMRLSFGATQKEELICPYHGWTFGTDGHCIRIPAHPGFEPSRAARTRLYPSIETSGYVWVCIGEPSSETPEAGSSWPTVRSMHLPVDVPEATAALFMVPLDANDADFAPIDISAINWSGAGAMSVILPNERIFSASLTKAGALSAFCQGPRGTARYEIRFQPAAHDACVVHLASANDPVAMNRALVAFRHTLLHQIDAKKLSAVRAALAERLPDQVSN; from the coding sequence ATGAATGAGCCGATCGCAAGGCTGAGCGCGCGCAACCCCTGGTCCTGGTACCCGGTGGTTGCGTCGAAAGACCTCAAGGCTGGCAAGGTCATACCGGTGGTGCTTAATGGTGGTCACTTTGTTGTTTGGCGCTCGGAGAGCGGCCGGGCTAATGCTTGGAGCGACCGGTGTCCCCATCGGGGCATGCGTCTTTCCTTCGGCGCCACCCAGAAAGAAGAGTTGATCTGCCCCTATCATGGTTGGACGTTCGGAACCGACGGGCACTGCATCCGAATCCCAGCACACCCCGGTTTCGAACCGTCACGTGCTGCTCGGACGCGGCTTTATCCATCGATCGAAACGAGCGGTTATGTATGGGTCTGCATAGGAGAGCCTTCGTCGGAGACCCCCGAGGCAGGAAGTTCTTGGCCGACGGTTCGAAGCATGCATCTGCCGGTTGACGTTCCGGAAGCGACAGCCGCTCTTTTCATGGTTCCCCTCGACGCAAATGACGCCGACTTTGCTCCGATCGATATAAGTGCAATCAACTGGTCGGGCGCCGGCGCGATGTCGGTGATACTGCCTAATGAACGAATCTTCAGTGCTTCCTTAACAAAGGCAGGCGCGTTGAGCGCATTCTGCCAGGGACCACGCGGGACGGCGCGTTATGAAATCCGGTTTCAGCCGGCCGCGCATGACGCGTGCGTGGTGCATTTAGCCTCCGCGAATGATCCGGTGGCCATGAACCGGGCACTCGTAGCGTTTCGTCACACGCTTCTTCACCAAATCGACGCCAAAAAGCTGTCCGCTGTTCGTGCCGCCTTGGCCGAACGTCTGCCCGATCAAGTTAGCAATTAA
- the hpxZ gene encoding oxalurate catabolism protein HpxZ, with protein MEINRPDVVAEVTKKFLEYEQAINDNDIEILDAAFLESTYTVRFGMTEELWSHEEIKAFRRSRNTAGLQRNLERYEITTYGDNIAVANAIFSRENVNKIGRQSQTWIKFGDGWRVVSAHVSLVDKR; from the coding sequence ATGGAAATCAATCGTCCCGACGTTGTGGCCGAAGTGACAAAGAAGTTTTTGGAGTACGAGCAAGCCATCAATGACAATGACATCGAGATTCTCGACGCCGCATTCCTCGAAAGCACATATACGGTGCGTTTCGGCATGACCGAAGAATTATGGTCGCATGAAGAGATCAAGGCGTTTCGGCGCAGCAGGAACACCGCAGGCCTTCAGCGTAATCTCGAGCGATACGAGATCACAACCTATGGCGACAATATCGCCGTGGCCAACGCCATTTTCAGTCGCGAGAATGTCAACAAGATCGGTCGCCAGTCACAGACCTGGATTAAATTCGGCGACGGCTGGCGTGTCGTTTCCGCACACGTCAGCCTCGTCGACAAGCGATAG
- a CDS encoding PadR family transcriptional regulator — protein MKYRDRDDPGRHFASADDPPDHNHHRGGHHRHHHGRRGRLFDYGELRLLFLAMIAERPRHGYELIKAIEERFGGSYTPSPGVIYPTLAWLDDMGYAAIDVEESGRKRYRLTAEGEAFLVANRAAADELLSRLGPQEAGGPASVPAPVIRAMENFKLAMRLRLKRGSIDQAAAESIAAALDAAAHTVERS, from the coding sequence ATGAAGTACAGAGACAGGGACGATCCGGGCCGTCATTTCGCGTCCGCGGATGATCCGCCGGACCACAATCATCATCGCGGCGGACATCACCGGCACCATCACGGGCGTCGTGGCCGGCTTTTCGATTATGGGGAACTTCGCCTTCTTTTCCTGGCGATGATCGCCGAGCGCCCGCGTCATGGCTACGAACTCATCAAGGCAATCGAGGAGCGTTTTGGCGGCAGCTACACCCCAAGCCCTGGCGTGATTTATCCGACGCTCGCCTGGCTCGACGACATGGGCTATGCGGCGATCGACGTAGAGGAATCTGGCCGCAAGCGTTATCGCCTCACGGCCGAAGGTGAGGCCTTTCTCGTCGCCAATCGCGCGGCTGCGGACGAACTGTTGTCGCGCCTCGGTCCGCAGGAGGCTGGTGGTCCGGCGTCCGTACCGGCGCCGGTCATTCGGGCTATGGAGAACTTCAAGCTCGCCATGCGTCTTCGCCTGAAGCGGGGATCTATCGATCAAGCCGCCGCGGAAAGCATCGCCGCCGCGCTCGACGCCGCGGCACATACCGTGGAGCGCAGTTGA
- a CDS encoding glutathione S-transferase family protein: protein MMILHDYILSSDCYKVRLLIAMLGLKVELRKINVFPGHELDSLAFRLLNPLGRIPVLEDDELVLREPGAILTYLSLRHGPPNTWLPDDPARHAEVVLWLEFASRELEPVSRLRFDAITGVGPAPAGDVEKTHAALAVLEDHLAALEITGADWLVGNAPTLADLAVFAPVALAPDAEIPLDTYPAIWRWIGRVKTLPGFIVMPGVMPSLVGVV from the coding sequence ATGATGATTTTGCACGATTACATCCTGTCGTCTGATTGCTACAAGGTGCGGCTGTTGATCGCTATGCTCGGCCTCAAAGTCGAGCTTCGGAAGATCAATGTGTTTCCCGGTCACGAATTGGACTCGCTCGCATTTCGGCTGCTAAACCCGCTCGGTCGTATTCCGGTACTCGAAGATGATGAGCTTGTCTTGCGGGAGCCAGGAGCCATCCTGACCTACCTATCGTTGCGTCATGGGCCGCCCAACACATGGCTACCTGACGACCCGGCTCGGCATGCCGAAGTGGTGCTGTGGCTCGAGTTTGCGTCTCGCGAGCTGGAGCCGGTGTCGCGGCTGCGATTTGACGCTATCACTGGCGTGGGACCGGCCCCGGCTGGCGATGTCGAGAAAACTCATGCCGCGCTAGCTGTACTGGAGGATCACTTAGCAGCTCTCGAAATTACGGGCGCAGACTGGCTTGTAGGGAATGCGCCCACGCTTGCGGATCTCGCGGTCTTTGCGCCTGTAGCGCTCGCCCCCGACGCCGAAATCCCACTTGATACATATCCCGCTATTTGGCGCTGGATAGGTCGGGTGAAAACGCTCCCTGGCTTCATTGTAATGCCCGGGGTTATGCCGAGCCTCGTAGGCGTTGTCTAA
- a CDS encoding DUF5666 domain-containing protein, translating to MSDPLLLVRRTFLRLLATSVSAFALSGRDAFGQATDRGIGGTGTPGAAEQENPDRGIGGTGVIGTVRKFGSIVVNGLRITYAKNIPVRIDGREASTSQLRIGQVVRVIANQRGGIYSTHAIDVVSEVVGDVDGVSGNHLVVLGQTVSTANLSRSHHWAAGDHIAVSGLRRPDGVIVASLIEPRSDTPDQVAGPIVQASDGSLRIGDLKLMGVDAAMIGQRALLTGKLVDGAFAVAESHSELGVLRSQVSRLLVESYIEYNEGGLYAGSGFAIAGLSSTQRSPRKAVRAVISATFKDDGTLHLNSLRIEPSGNDRDDDIPEHPANPHDRGDQSEPGGAGSRDGMPRAPDRAGGMGGPGVPNLPPEFPGPPGGPGSFGPGGPGGGGGGGGRR from the coding sequence GTGAGTGATCCGCTACTTCTGGTTCGCCGGACGTTCCTGCGATTGCTCGCCACGAGCGTGAGTGCTTTCGCCTTGTCCGGTCGCGATGCGTTCGGACAGGCCACCGATCGCGGCATTGGCGGGACCGGCACACCCGGCGCCGCCGAACAAGAAAATCCTGATCGCGGAATCGGCGGCACGGGAGTCATCGGCACCGTCCGCAAATTCGGAAGCATCGTGGTCAACGGATTACGGATCACCTATGCGAAGAATATTCCGGTCCGGATCGACGGCCGCGAAGCCTCTACCTCACAATTGCGGATCGGTCAGGTGGTCCGGGTGATCGCGAATCAACGTGGCGGCATTTACTCAACGCATGCCATAGATGTCGTCAGCGAAGTCGTTGGCGACGTGGATGGCGTCTCAGGCAATCATCTGGTCGTGCTCGGCCAGACCGTCTCGACTGCGAATCTCTCGAGAAGTCATCATTGGGCGGCGGGAGACCATATTGCCGTCAGCGGCCTGCGCCGCCCGGATGGCGTAATCGTCGCGAGTCTCATCGAGCCCCGGTCCGACACCCCGGATCAGGTCGCGGGACCGATCGTCCAGGCGTCCGATGGCAGCCTGAGAATCGGTGATCTAAAACTCATGGGCGTTGATGCCGCAATGATCGGACAACGCGCGCTGTTGACTGGCAAGCTCGTCGATGGCGCCTTTGCGGTCGCCGAGAGTCATTCCGAACTTGGCGTCCTGCGTTCGCAAGTGAGCAGGCTCCTCGTCGAGTCCTACATCGAATATAATGAGGGCGGCCTCTACGCGGGTTCTGGATTTGCAATTGCGGGTCTCAGCAGCACGCAGCGGTCGCCGCGCAAAGCCGTGCGCGCGGTGATTTCAGCGACGTTCAAAGATGACGGGACGTTGCATCTCAACTCGCTGCGTATCGAGCCGTCCGGCAACGATCGCGATGACGATATACCCGAACATCCTGCAAATCCCCATGACCGCGGAGATCAGTCCGAGCCGGGCGGAGCCGGCTCTAGGGATGGCATGCCGAGAGCTCCGGATCGTGCCGGTGGAATGGGTGGCCCCGGCGTCCCCAATCTTCCGCCAGAATTTCCCGGGCCGCCGGGTGGGCCCGGCTCGTTCGGCCCCGGTGGGCCCGGTGGAGGTGGTGGAGGTGGTGGCAGGCGGTAA
- a CDS encoding aromatic ring-hydroxylating oxygenase subunit alpha — translation MTVTSDPVALNDWYVVTFEDEIAPGATQTTRLLGQDILVVRDLEREFHCFLVEEDGSKTPVPQLKRRYGFVWITLGAPTHDIIDIPQFKEEGRTFFHRGRIGVPSSGQRVIENFFDLAHFSFVHTGTLGGYESAEVQRYSVQLREEGRELWAVGCSFYQPKPSVAASTSATIYTDYRIPSPFITILYKDSLIKPGQKDLIGLFVQPHDEEHCTVQSFALLFDTGNSITHLLHFYHEIFMQDRAILIQQMPKKLPVHARREIPTISDASSVAYRRWLDRSGLEFGLDRTAE, via the coding sequence ATGACTGTCACATCCGACCCCGTAGCCTTGAATGACTGGTATGTTGTCACATTTGAAGACGAGATTGCGCCCGGTGCAACTCAGACGACGCGCTTACTGGGCCAGGATATTCTCGTAGTCCGAGACTTAGAGAGAGAGTTCCATTGCTTTCTCGTCGAGGAAGACGGTTCGAAAACGCCGGTTCCGCAACTGAAGCGGCGCTACGGTTTCGTCTGGATCACGCTTGGTGCCCCAACTCACGACATCATCGACATTCCGCAATTCAAAGAGGAGGGCAGAACGTTTTTCCACCGCGGCCGTATCGGCGTCCCGAGTTCAGGGCAGCGAGTGATCGAGAATTTCTTCGACCTCGCTCACTTCTCGTTCGTGCATACCGGCACACTCGGCGGCTACGAATCCGCGGAAGTACAGCGTTACTCCGTTCAACTACGTGAAGAGGGTCGCGAACTCTGGGCTGTCGGATGTAGTTTCTACCAACCGAAGCCGTCCGTAGCCGCGAGCACCAGCGCTACGATTTATACGGACTACCGGATCCCCTCCCCATTTATCACGATTCTTTATAAGGATAGCCTTATAAAGCCTGGCCAAAAGGATTTGATCGGCCTGTTCGTCCAACCCCACGACGAAGAGCATTGCACTGTTCAATCCTTCGCCTTGCTTTTCGATACAGGCAACAGCATCACGCATCTGCTGCATTTTTATCATGAGATATTCATGCAGGACCGAGCCATACTTATTCAACAGATGCCAAAGAAGCTGCCAGTCCACGCACGGCGCGAGATTCCGACGATCTCGGATGCGAGCTCGGTCGCCTATCGTCGCTGGCTGGATCGGTCCGGCCTGGAATTTGGTCTCGATAGGACCGCAGAATGA
- a CDS encoding O-methyltransferase, translating to MDEKITAVLDAYHELIREERGQPREILPGGQDRRLRAVGPDTGQLINILAKSLKAPTILELGTSFGYSGIWLAEAARTSGGRLITMELHDYKSVFARDMAVKAGLADYIDFRVGDAVQMIGELQIGVDFVLVDLWKDLYVPCLDAFYPKLNPGAILVADNMLGLDPNVKVYGKAVRAKPGIASVLLPVGSGIEVSRFEPV from the coding sequence ATGGACGAGAAGATCACAGCGGTACTCGACGCCTATCACGAATTGATCCGCGAGGAACGCGGCCAGCCGCGGGAGATACTGCCGGGCGGTCAAGATCGCCGCCTGCGCGCCGTCGGGCCGGACACGGGGCAGCTCATCAACATCCTAGCGAAGAGTCTTAAGGCGCCGACCATCCTCGAACTCGGCACCTCCTTCGGCTATTCGGGTATTTGGCTCGCGGAAGCGGCGCGGACAAGCGGCGGCCGGCTGATCACGATGGAGCTGCACGATTACAAATCGGTCTTCGCGCGCGATATGGCAGTCAAGGCCGGGCTTGCCGATTACATCGACTTCAGGGTTGGCGACGCCGTGCAGATGATTGGCGAGCTGCAGATCGGCGTGGACTTCGTGCTCGTCGATCTCTGGAAAGATCTCTACGTTCCGTGCCTTGACGCTTTTTATCCCAAGCTCAATCCGGGCGCGATCCTTGTCGCCGACAACATGCTGGGACTGGACCCGAACGTAAAGGTCTACGGGAAGGCCGTGCGCGCCAAACCCGGAATCGCCAGTGTGCTGCTGCCTGTCGGCTCGGGGATCGAGGTCAGCCGCTTCGAGCCGGTCTGA
- a CDS encoding DUF6502 family protein: protein MPSPREPTPPNPERLQAPVARLLRPLVRLLIRSGITFPAVTNILRELYVNVAEYDFALSGKEQTDSRVSLLTGIHRKEVRRLRGAGAPVSTVPASLSRTSRILSRWLAAPEFTDANGRPLPLPRTADQPSLPSFESLVVSVTRDVRPRAVLDEWLDRRIVTIDADDRIVLAETAVIPSGGSEQQLYYFGRNLHDHAAAAVANILSAEPQFMERAVHYDGLSEELARKLEQRSRELGTEVLREANREAHAASETDGGGGWRWTLGIYIYREAAADETARPFSADDDAPEAGS from the coding sequence ATGCCGAGCCCGCGCGAGCCCACGCCGCCAAATCCCGAACGTCTGCAAGCGCCGGTCGCACGGCTTTTGCGTCCGCTCGTGCGGCTTCTGATCCGAAGCGGAATCACCTTTCCCGCGGTCACGAACATATTGCGCGAGCTTTATGTGAACGTCGCAGAATATGATTTCGCGCTTTCTGGCAAAGAGCAGACGGATAGTCGCGTCAGCCTCCTCACCGGCATCCACCGCAAGGAGGTCCGGCGTTTGCGTGGCGCCGGCGCGCCGGTCAGCACCGTGCCGGCCTCTCTTTCACGCACCAGCCGCATCTTGTCGCGATGGCTGGCGGCGCCGGAATTCACGGATGCAAACGGCCGGCCGCTTCCTTTGCCACGCACGGCAGATCAACCGTCGCTGCCGTCTTTTGAATCGCTTGTAGTCTCGGTGACCCGCGATGTTCGCCCGCGCGCAGTTCTGGACGAATGGCTGGATCGCCGGATTGTGACGATCGACGCCGATGATCGTATCGTGCTGGCGGAAACAGCTGTCATTCCCTCTGGGGGAAGCGAGCAGCAGCTTTATTATTTTGGCCGCAACCTTCACGATCACGCCGCAGCGGCCGTTGCGAACATTCTGAGCGCTGAACCACAATTTATGGAGCGTGCCGTCCACTATGACGGGCTTTCCGAGGAATTAGCGCGGAAACTTGAGCAACGCTCGCGTGAACTCGGCACAGAAGTTCTTCGCGAAGCCAATCGCGAAGCGCATGCTGCATCCGAGACCGATGGCGGTGGTGGCTGGCGCTGGACTTTGGGCATTTACATCTACCGCGAAGCGGCAGCAGACGAAACCGCGCGGCCTTTCTCGGCCGACGATGACGCGCCGGAGGCCGGCTCGTGA